The following coding sequences lie in one Lentilactobacillus sp. SPB1-3 genomic window:
- a CDS encoding elongation factor G has protein sequence MKKIVAGIVAHVDAGKTTLSEALLYKTGALKTLGRVDNGDAFLDPDDLEKARGITIFSHQANFKYDDLYVSLLDTPGHVDFAAQTEQILSVLDYAILVVSATDGVQGYTQTLWGLLKQYNIPTFIFVNKMDAPGTNRDDVINQLQQTLSAGSLPFDWDTETVPAEDAEEIALQDDDVLANYLDSGDLDNGVIKNMIANRQVFPVYFGSGLKMTGIDNLLAGLAKWTQETVYEEDFAASVFKISHANGERLTWMRMTGGTLATKELILPEQKVNQLRLYNGTKYEVVPRVAAGDIVVVPGLKDTFPGQGLGTARDSQLPTMQPVLTYAVNLQNEEVHSVLSAMRELEDEDPLLRVSWSEQLQEIRVQLRGTIQLEVLKQMLHDRFDLDVDFDEGGILYRETITQPVEGVGHFEPLRHYAEVHLLMEPTAPGTGLTFATDCDVDVLGKNWQHQVISNLQAKTQLSVLVGAPLTDVKLTLVAGKASIVHSVGGDFKEATWRAVRQGLMMARQAGNAQLLEPWYRFRLMVPQDQIGRAMTDIQAMSGQFEAPTTTGEMAVLIGTAPVSEMQDYPRAVQAYTHGKGQLDCVVDGYRPAHNEAEVVESEGYQPVSDLANTPDSVFCAHGAGYPVPWDEVPQMAHVPYVSK, from the coding sequence ATGAAGAAAATTGTGGCAGGAATCGTGGCCCATGTTGATGCTGGGAAAACCACGCTGTCAGAAGCACTACTCTATAAAACTGGGGCGCTAAAGACACTCGGTAGAGTAGATAACGGGGATGCCTTTTTGGATCCTGATGATTTAGAAAAAGCGCGCGGAATTACGATTTTTTCTCATCAAGCTAATTTTAAATATGATGATTTATATGTATCTCTTTTGGATACTCCTGGTCACGTGGATTTTGCGGCTCAGACTGAGCAAATTTTAAGTGTGTTAGATTATGCTATTTTGGTGGTTTCAGCTACTGACGGTGTGCAAGGATATACCCAAACGCTATGGGGACTATTGAAACAATACAATATTCCCACGTTTATTTTTGTGAACAAGATGGATGCTCCTGGAACTAATCGGGATGATGTTATCAACCAATTACAACAGACTTTATCAGCTGGCAGTTTGCCATTTGATTGGGATACAGAAACAGTTCCAGCTGAGGATGCAGAAGAGATTGCCTTACAAGATGACGATGTGCTAGCCAATTATTTGGATAGTGGCGACCTTGATAATGGTGTGATTAAGAACATGATCGCTAATCGACAAGTTTTTCCTGTTTATTTCGGTTCAGGATTAAAGATGACGGGAATCGATAACTTATTAGCGGGGTTGGCAAAATGGACGCAGGAGACTGTTTATGAAGAAGATTTTGCCGCCAGCGTCTTTAAAATATCTCATGCAAATGGTGAGCGTTTGACTTGGATGCGAATGACAGGTGGAACTTTAGCAACTAAAGAATTGATTCTACCAGAACAAAAGGTTAACCAGTTACGGTTATATAACGGGACAAAATATGAAGTAGTTCCGCGAGTTGCTGCTGGTGATATAGTCGTGGTGCCAGGATTGAAGGATACTTTTCCTGGTCAGGGACTAGGGACAGCTCGCGATTCTCAACTACCAACGATGCAACCTGTATTGACGTATGCCGTGAACTTACAAAATGAAGAAGTTCACTCTGTATTATCTGCTATGCGTGAATTAGAGGATGAAGATCCATTGTTGCGAGTATCTTGGTCCGAACAATTACAAGAAATTCGTGTGCAATTGAGGGGGACGATTCAACTAGAAGTGTTGAAACAAATGCTGCATGATCGCTTTGACTTAGATGTCGACTTTGATGAAGGTGGCATTTTATACCGAGAAACTATTACTCAGCCAGTTGAAGGAGTCGGACACTTCGAACCACTTCGACACTACGCTGAAGTACATTTATTAATGGAACCAACAGCTCCTGGAACTGGGTTAACTTTTGCGACTGATTGTGATGTTGATGTACTTGGTAAAAATTGGCAACATCAGGTTATTAGTAATTTGCAGGCTAAAACCCAACTTAGTGTTCTGGTTGGTGCACCCTTAACTGATGTGAAGTTAACTTTGGTTGCCGGTAAAGCTAGCATCGTCCATTCAGTTGGTGGCGATTTTAAGGAAGCTACTTGGCGCGCAGTTCGCCAAGGATTAATGATGGCCCGACAAGCCGGAAATGCTCAGCTATTGGAGCCTTGGTATCGATTTAGATTGATGGTGCCACAAGATCAAATCGGCCGGGCAATGACTGATATTCAAGCAATGAGTGGGCAGTTTGAAGCACCAACAACGACAGGCGAGATGGCTGTACTGATAGGTACTGCGCCTGTATCTGAAATGCAGGATTATCCGCGAGCCGTGCAAGCTTATACGCATGGTAAAGGCCAACTTGATTGTGTGGTGGATGGTTATCGACCTGCTCATAACGAGGCAGAAGTGGTTGAAAGCGAAGGCTATCAACCAGTTAGTGATTTGGCTAACACCCCAGATTCAGTATTTTGTGCGCATGGTGCTGGATATCCAGTTCCTTGGGATGAAGTACCACAGATGGCACATGTCCCTTATGTGAGTAAATAA
- a CDS encoding ABC transporter permease gives MKVKQVSKYLFEHQISLVGQMYLWTIVVMLILPALLALITGTIQDFSFTDQLAGTPIGFLVTAFVFVISSLTYTNFKLLIQNGISRITFFRGEVISLILVTLIANTVNLLFGVLTQPFRDSPNFNVFTSMYQSTFSNYFLAGATNFVFSWLWILAFALTGLAIGSLMSLFSKRIQRVIFIAVPVFLFVILAFAVNMFKVSDQTATWVANFMKYILGYTDSQGTHLVPWRMMVAMVLWSGAMSWFTKVMFERKQLKRE, from the coding sequence ATGAAAGTTAAACAAGTTAGTAAGTATTTGTTTGAACACCAGATTTCTTTGGTCGGACAAATGTACTTATGGACTATCGTAGTAATGTTGATATTACCGGCATTATTAGCCTTAATCACTGGTACCATTCAAGACTTTTCATTCACTGATCAACTGGCTGGTACTCCAATTGGATTTTTAGTTACAGCGTTTGTTTTTGTGATCTCGTCGTTAACTTACACTAACTTCAAGTTACTGATTCAAAACGGAATTTCACGAATAACTTTCTTTAGGGGAGAAGTTATTTCATTAATACTTGTTACATTGATCGCCAATACGGTTAATTTGCTTTTCGGCGTGTTGACACAACCATTCCGTGATTCGCCGAACTTTAATGTTTTCACATCAATGTATCAATCCACATTTAGCAATTATTTTCTAGCAGGAGCCACCAACTTCGTATTTAGTTGGTTATGGATTCTTGCATTCGCACTAACTGGTCTTGCCATTGGTAGTTTAATGTCGTTATTTTCAAAACGAATTCAACGAGTGATTTTTATCGCTGTGCCAGTGTTCTTATTTGTTATCCTAGCTTTCGCCGTTAACATGTTTAAGGTTAGTGACCAAACCGCAACTTGGGTGGCTAATTTCATGAAATATATTTTAGGTTACACTGATTCTCAAGGCACTCACTTAGTGCCTTGGCGTATGATGGTGGCCATGGTTCTGTGGTCAGGAGCCATGTCTTGGTTTACCAAGGTCATGTTTGAACGAAAACAATTAAAACGGGAGTAA
- a CDS encoding ABC transporter ATP-binding protein, with the protein MSLLSIDHVSKAFGSHNVLSDISLTFEEGKIYGLLGRNGAGKSTLLNIITDRIFANSGEVHMDSENVADNDSKLGMMYLMSEVDLYNDGDKLTKIMKDTELLYGGFDHELAESLATKFGLDLNQKFGKLSTGYNSIFKLIVALSVPAKFILLDEPVLGLDANHRELFYSELIQTFSDRPRTFIISTHLIEEVANIVSDVVMIDMGHVLLDQSVESILTKNHSVVGPSEEVDQYTNGLNVIGSEQMSNLKTNYVFGNLNDDRPIPDTVQVGSFDLQKLFIFLTNIQGNGGSY; encoded by the coding sequence ATGAGTTTGTTATCGATTGATCACGTCTCTAAAGCGTTCGGATCACATAATGTCCTAAGCGATATTAGTTTGACGTTTGAAGAGGGGAAAATTTATGGTTTGCTTGGCCGAAATGGTGCTGGTAAATCGACGTTATTAAACATTATTACTGACCGAATCTTTGCCAATAGTGGTGAAGTTCATATGGATTCAGAAAATGTTGCTGATAATGATAGTAAGCTTGGCATGATGTATTTGATGAGTGAGGTCGACTTATATAATGATGGTGATAAGTTAACCAAAATTATGAAGGATACTGAATTGCTATATGGCGGATTTGATCACGAATTAGCAGAAAGCCTCGCTACCAAATTTGGCTTAGATCTTAATCAAAAGTTTGGTAAGCTTTCAACCGGTTATAATTCAATTTTTAAACTCATCGTGGCATTGTCAGTTCCGGCTAAGTTTATTCTGTTAGATGAACCGGTCTTGGGACTAGATGCTAATCACAGAGAACTCTTTTATAGTGAATTGATTCAGACCTTCTCAGATCGTCCAAGAACCTTTATCATTTCAACTCATTTGATTGAAGAAGTCGCTAACATCGTGAGTGATGTTGTGATGATCGATATGGGGCACGTACTGCTAGATCAATCAGTTGAAAGTATCTTGACCAAAAATCATTCAGTTGTCGGCCCATCTGAAGAAGTTGACCAATACACTAATGGTTTAAACGTTATCGGCAGCGAGCAAATGAGTAATTTGAAAACTAATTATGTGTTTGGTAATTTAAACGATGATCGACCAATCCCTGATACAGTGCAGGTTGGCAGTTTTGATCTACAAAAACTATTTATCTTTTTAACTAATATTCAAGGAAATGGGGGGAGCTACTAA
- a CDS encoding GntR family transcriptional regulator has translation MQFSFDGSEPIYRQVAEQIEETIVTSGFDEGKQIPSTTEISKEFHINPATVLKGMNMVVDKGLIEKRRGLGMFVTVGAREKILEDRRSKFYDNFVKSLVTEAKSLNISEEDLINQIKRGFTE, from the coding sequence ATGCAGTTTTCATTCGATGGTTCGGAGCCGATTTATCGGCAAGTTGCAGAACAAATTGAAGAAACCATCGTTACTAGTGGTTTTGATGAGGGCAAACAGATTCCTTCAACCACTGAAATTTCTAAAGAGTTTCACATTAATCCAGCCACCGTGTTAAAGGGAATGAATATGGTTGTTGATAAGGGATTGATTGAAAAGCGTCGGGGCTTAGGAATGTTTGTTACAGTTGGCGCTCGAGAAAAGATTCTTGAAGATCGTCGAAGTAAATTCTATGATAACTTCGTTAAAAGCTTGGTGACTGAAGCCAAGAGTTTGAATATCTCCGAGGAAGATTTAATAAATCAAATAAAGAGAGGTTTTACTGAATGA
- a CDS encoding FtsX-like permease family protein: MLFKLSLTGIRSRFKDYLVLFSGLVMASAIFYMFEAISTNDKFVESTSVQSAKLVFVFGAVLLALITLVYVSYANTFLLTMRKHDYGVFMMLGARPRKIGRLITLETLTIGFISTFIGVLLGTGITQLLSGYLFDKLAIPASGFQAFYPKAIIYTFVFFMLLFLISGLFNHRTFVKSSALDLLKSESSTKWKRPKKAVLWVEAILGIIFLVVGYVSMYEIQKLKSIAIPLALVTIVLGTYFVFNSFFVAILNGLQKSSLAAKGLNTFTISQLKFRINDFTKILSVVSLLFALALGAITVGVGFAQRIPEIAHIQGEYAVAVKNPSAKINHWITELDNKQTTNYQYKKVGNVLYFNADNVNQKPYAYVDVKSTKDGQVDFAKTKTLKLTAKQVNQNDNAKSSIVRMLPPTDQMAKSIKLISGTRFATLRTNSADLKMVKVKDMDANYDTLTKITNEQTKTSGDKSGIPFGGIFANYMVLKSLLGSLEFMGIFLGIAFLAMLASCLMFKILSGTSTDIKRYEMLNKIGTRRSVAKRSINLQILGLFVLPAILGIIDVAFGLQLFVKSGLLDQPYPVFGWSLIAFLVLYCVYYIVTIKIYQSFVVPKTKIKK, translated from the coding sequence ATGTTATTTAAACTTTCACTAACCGGAATTCGTTCACGGTTTAAAGATTATCTAGTGCTGTTTTCGGGACTAGTAATGGCATCAGCAATTTTCTACATGTTTGAAGCTATTTCAACGAATGATAAGTTTGTTGAAAGCACTTCAGTTCAAAGTGCCAAGTTAGTATTCGTTTTCGGTGCTGTGTTGTTGGCGTTGATAACTTTGGTTTACGTCTCATACGCGAACACGTTCCTATTAACCATGAGAAAGCATGATTACGGAGTCTTCATGATGTTGGGAGCCCGACCTAGAAAAATTGGTCGCTTGATTACATTAGAAACACTGACTATCGGATTTATCAGTACTTTCATTGGTGTCTTACTTGGTACTGGAATCACACAATTGTTAAGCGGTTATTTGTTTGATAAGTTAGCGATCCCTGCAAGTGGATTCCAAGCTTTTTATCCTAAAGCCATCATCTATACTTTCGTATTTTTCATGTTACTATTCTTGATTTCTGGCCTATTTAATCACCGGACATTTGTTAAGTCATCTGCATTAGATTTATTAAAGTCAGAGTCAAGTACTAAATGGAAGCGACCAAAGAAGGCTGTTTTATGGGTTGAAGCTATTCTAGGGATTATTTTCTTGGTTGTTGGCTATGTTTCAATGTATGAAATTCAAAAACTGAAATCAATTGCCATCCCATTAGCTTTAGTCACGATTGTTTTAGGAACTTATTTCGTTTTTAATTCATTCTTTGTGGCCATCTTAAATGGTCTGCAAAAATCTAGTTTGGCTGCTAAGGGATTAAACACATTTACCATTTCCCAACTTAAATTCCGAATTAATGATTTTACTAAGATTCTTTCAGTAGTTTCATTATTGTTCGCTTTAGCTTTAGGAGCTATCACAGTTGGTGTCGGATTTGCACAACGAATTCCAGAAATCGCCCACATCCAGGGTGAATATGCAGTGGCTGTTAAAAATCCGAGTGCTAAAATTAACCACTGGATCACCGAGTTAGATAATAAGCAGACTACTAATTATCAGTATAAAAAAGTTGGCAATGTTCTCTACTTTAATGCTGATAACGTCAACCAAAAACCTTATGCATATGTGGATGTTAAATCTACTAAAGATGGTCAGGTTGATTTTGCTAAGACCAAGACTCTTAAGTTAACTGCTAAGCAAGTCAATCAAAATGACAATGCCAAGAGTAGTATTGTGAGAATGTTACCACCAACTGATCAAATGGCTAAAAGCATTAAGTTGATTAGCGGTACCCGTTTTGCCACTTTGAGAACTAACAGCGCAGATTTGAAGATGGTCAAAGTTAAGGACATGGATGCTAATTACGACACCTTAACTAAAATCACTAATGAACAGACTAAGACTAGTGGAGACAAAAGTGGTATTCCGTTTGGTGGAATCTTCGCCAACTACATGGTCTTAAAATCATTACTTGGTAGTCTTGAATTTATGGGTATCTTCTTAGGAATCGCCTTTTTAGCTATGTTAGCTAGTTGCTTGATGTTTAAGATTCTTAGCGGTACTTCGACTGATATCAAACGTTACGAGATGCTTAATAAAATTGGTACCCGTCGTTCAGTTGCTAAACGTTCAATTAATTTACAAATTTTAGGACTGTTCGTACTACCAGCGATTTTAGGAATTATAGATGTTGCGTTTGGTCTACAATTGTTTGTTAAGAGCGGTTTGCTTGATCAACCGTACCCAGTTTTTGGCTGGTCACTTATTGCATTTTTAGTTTTATATTGCGTATACTATATTGTCACGATTAAAATTTATCAGAGTTTCGTAGTTCCGAAAACTAAAATTAAAAAGTAA
- a CDS encoding ABC transporter ATP-binding protein, translated as MTNKILTTNNVHKTYGEKTEKPYEALKGITFDADEGEFVGIMGASGSGKTTLLNILATLDQPTSGQVEIGGQDVTKLSANQMADFRSQQLGFIFQDFNLIETLTVSENIGLPLSLQGAKPKQIQLAIEMSAKKLNIDDLLTKFPNQLSGGQKQRVAAARALVADPKIVFGDEPTGALDSNNARELMETLQHINEQGVSILMVTHDPFSASFCQRILFIRDGQIGEELKAGGRDRQEFYREILEKLGTFEQ; from the coding sequence ATGACAAATAAAATATTAACTACAAACAATGTTCATAAAACTTATGGTGAAAAAACTGAAAAACCATATGAAGCACTTAAGGGAATTACCTTTGACGCTGACGAAGGAGAATTTGTTGGTATCATGGGAGCCTCTGGTTCTGGTAAGACCACGTTATTAAATATCTTAGCCACTCTAGATCAACCAACTAGCGGCCAAGTTGAAATCGGCGGTCAAGATGTTACTAAATTATCAGCTAATCAAATGGCTGATTTTAGATCACAACAACTAGGATTTATCTTTCAAGACTTTAACTTGATTGAAACCTTGACCGTCAGTGAAAATATCGGATTACCATTATCACTTCAAGGTGCCAAACCTAAGCAAATCCAATTAGCTATTGAAATGTCAGCTAAGAAATTAAACATTGATGACCTACTAACTAAGTTTCCAAATCAACTATCTGGTGGTCAAAAACAACGAGTGGCTGCTGCCAGAGCATTGGTAGCTGATCCTAAAATCGTCTTTGGTGATGAACCAACAGGAGCGCTTGATTCTAACAATGCCCGTGAACTAATGGAAACTTTACAACATATCAACGAACAAGGTGTTTCGATTTTGATGGTAACGCATGATCCGTTCTCAGCAAGTTTCTGCCAGCGCATTCTATTCATTAGAGATGGTCAGATTGGTGAAGAGCTAAAGGCTGGGGGTCGTGATCGTCAAGAATTCTATCGTGAAATTCTTGAAAAATTAGGAACGTTTGAACAATAA
- the glpK gene encoding glycerol kinase GlpK: protein MSALTDKNKYVLSIDQGTTSTRAMIFDQSGRKVIEAFKPVEQIIPQSGWVETDPNEIWTSVLNVISSAFIDAGIHPEDLAGIGIVNQRETTIIWDKETGEPIYNAIGWQSKQTAKLAQKLKDDGYSNLFHKKTGLIIDSYFSATKVRWILDHVDGAQERAEKGELLFGTVDTWLVWKLTGGKLHVTDISNASRTMMFNIHALRWDEDILKLLNVPKQMLPEVKTSSEVYGVTENFQFYGIEVPIAGIAGDQQAALIGQLAFEPGMVKNTYGDGAFIMMNTGEKPELSDDNLLTTIAYDINGHLNYALEGSIFAAGTAMSWLADSMGLIDNVPESRQAAMNSSDDDEVYVVPAFNGLGAPFWDQNVRGSVFGLTRGTTKNDFVKATLQSIAYGTKDIIDTMEKDTGMKIPSLMADGGSSRNSYLMQFQADILNIPIQRAQDEDTTAFGAAVLAGLAVGYWDSVDEIKEQMETGRRFDPNMDDKRRIKLYSGWQQAVNAARSFKVD, encoded by the coding sequence ATGTCAGCTTTAACTGATAAAAATAAATATGTACTATCTATTGACCAAGGTACTACTAGTACACGGGCAATGATTTTTGACCAAAGTGGTCGGAAAGTTATTGAAGCCTTCAAACCGGTTGAGCAAATTATTCCTCAAAGCGGTTGGGTTGAAACTGACCCTAATGAAATCTGGACATCAGTGTTGAACGTGATTTCTTCAGCGTTCATTGATGCGGGGATTCATCCAGAAGATTTAGCTGGAATTGGCATAGTTAACCAACGTGAAACTACTATTATATGGGATAAAGAAACTGGTGAGCCAATTTACAATGCGATTGGTTGGCAATCAAAGCAGACTGCTAAGCTCGCCCAAAAGCTAAAAGACGACGGTTACAGTAATCTATTCCACAAGAAAACTGGCTTGATTATCGATTCATACTTTTCAGCAACCAAAGTTCGTTGGATTTTAGATCATGTAGATGGAGCCCAAGAAAGAGCCGAGAAGGGCGAATTATTATTTGGAACCGTTGACACTTGGCTAGTGTGGAAATTAACTGGTGGTAAGCTTCACGTGACTGACATTTCTAATGCTAGTCGTACGATGATGTTCAACATCCACGCCTTACGGTGGGATGAAGATATTTTAAAACTACTGAATGTTCCTAAGCAGATGCTACCAGAAGTTAAAACTTCCAGTGAGGTTTATGGTGTCACTGAAAACTTCCAATTCTATGGTATTGAAGTTCCTATCGCCGGAATTGCCGGAGACCAGCAGGCAGCTTTGATCGGTCAGTTGGCGTTTGAACCAGGGATGGTTAAAAACACCTATGGTGATGGTGCATTTATCATGATGAATACAGGTGAGAAGCCAGAATTATCAGATGATAACTTGTTAACGACCATTGCTTATGACATTAACGGTCATTTGAACTACGCCTTGGAAGGTTCTATTTTTGCTGCCGGAACAGCTATGAGTTGGCTGGCTGACAGTATGGGATTGATTGACAATGTTCCTGAATCACGTCAAGCAGCCATGAATTCAAGCGATGACGATGAAGTGTATGTCGTTCCAGCGTTTAATGGTTTGGGGGCTCCTTTCTGGGATCAAAATGTCCGGGGATCTGTTTTTGGATTGACCAGAGGAACCACTAAAAATGATTTCGTCAAAGCGACATTGCAATCAATTGCTTACGGTACGAAGGACATTATCGATACCATGGAAAAAGATACGGGGATGAAGATTCCTAGCCTAATGGCAGATGGGGGCTCTTCACGGAATAGCTATTTAATGCAATTCCAAGCCGACATCTTGAATATTCCAATTCAAAGAGCCCAGGATGAAGATACCACTGCATTTGGTGCTGCGGTCTTAGCCGGACTCGCTGTCGGGTACTGGGATAGCGTTGATGAGATTAAAGAACAAATGGAAACTGGTCGTCGATTCGATCCAAACATGGATGATAAGCGACGAATTAAATTATATAGTGGCTGGCAACAAGCAGTGAATGCTGCCAGGTCATTCAAGGTTGATTAA
- a CDS encoding YczE/YyaS/YitT family protein, with translation MAKTKDLNQRLYYLGLSLIINSAGNALAISTNLGSAVWTASAVNLSNLTAVSLGTTLFIYGVVVTLLNQLLLGTFDRRRFFSNLIFTVPFSYLIALFQFIFKELGVPTYDFAIRICLDVLGLFMVAVAVSLYSRANLFMHPNDDLTYIIRFKYIHGNPVLSQWVSYLPPVLVILTCYWLAGKTYAVGFGTIFALLFQGAMMGWADTHAFTKLKHHIDL, from the coding sequence ATGGCAAAAACCAAAGATCTTAATCAACGACTTTATTATCTTGGATTATCCCTAATCATTAATTCAGCAGGGAATGCGCTGGCAATCTCAACGAATCTAGGGAGTGCTGTTTGGACTGCTTCTGCAGTGAATTTGTCAAATTTAACAGCTGTATCATTAGGTACCACTCTGTTTATTTATGGGGTAGTCGTGACATTACTCAATCAGCTGCTCTTAGGAACGTTTGACCGGAGAAGATTCTTTTCCAATTTAATCTTTACGGTACCATTTTCGTACTTAATCGCGTTATTTCAATTTATCTTCAAGGAATTAGGAGTTCCAACATATGATTTTGCGATTCGAATTTGCTTAGACGTTCTGGGACTGTTCATGGTTGCAGTGGCGGTCTCACTGTACTCCCGGGCGAATTTATTCATGCACCCAAATGATGATTTGACCTACATCATCAGGTTCAAGTATATTCATGGCAATCCAGTTCTTTCTCAATGGGTCAGTTACCTGCCACCAGTATTAGTGATTTTAACCTGTTACTGGTTAGCCGGAAAAACATATGCCGTCGGATTTGGGACCATCTTCGCCCTCCTGTTTCAAGGAGCAATGATGGGGTGGGCTGATACCCATGCATTCACCAAGCTGAAACATCATATTGATCTGTAG
- a CDS encoding alpha/beta hydrolase fold domain-containing protein, whose amino-acid sequence MSFRSRRLIHKMKIEQYKANISHLFLMPNQNRDWLTNKSAESVDVQEIDNGRIVTFNVVDDPGSQLVYFHGGAFTVPLNDDQLAFAINIAKKTNSQLKIIDFPLLLAHKASEMIDFCIKAFDECMLTDLPINMLGDSAGAYLMLQVASRRSVWIDKTIIISPWIDLTLTNLAVQKRDDADVFLELDVLQTIGQQFIDGLDKGDTVDLFDPNNLTGLNVILFYGANEMLVPDNERFVATLRQAAKTSVTVVEFSEAFHEYILWHALRETKQTNKQVTKFIANK is encoded by the coding sequence ATGAGCTTTCGTTCAAGAAGACTAATACATAAAATGAAAATTGAGCAATATAAAGCCAATATTTCTCATCTTTTTTTAATGCCTAACCAGAACCGTGATTGGTTAACCAACAAATCAGCAGAAAGTGTTGATGTTCAAGAAATTGATAATGGTCGTATCGTGACATTTAATGTCGTTGATGACCCGGGTAGCCAGCTGGTGTATTTTCATGGGGGCGCATTCACAGTACCACTGAATGACGATCAACTAGCGTTTGCGATTAATATAGCTAAAAAAACAAATTCTCAACTGAAAATCATTGATTTCCCCTTGTTATTGGCCCATAAAGCTAGTGAAATGATTGATTTTTGTATCAAAGCTTTTGATGAATGCATGCTGACGGATCTACCAATCAATATGCTTGGTGACTCTGCCGGTGCCTATTTAATGCTCCAAGTAGCTAGTCGTCGTTCTGTTTGGATTGATAAAACTATCATCATCTCTCCGTGGATTGATTTAACATTGACCAATTTGGCCGTTCAAAAACGTGATGATGCCGATGTCTTTTTGGAATTAGACGTTTTACAAACCATTGGCCAGCAATTTATTGATGGCTTGGATAAAGGCGACACAGTTGATTTGTTTGACCCAAATAATTTAACTGGGCTCAATGTCATTTTGTTTTATGGTGCTAACGAGATGCTGGTTCCAGATAATGAACGATTTGTTGCTACGTTAAGGCAAGCAGCTAAAACTAGTGTCACAGTCGTGGAATTTTCTGAGGCCTTTCATGAATATATTTTATGGCACGCATTACGGGAAACAAAGCAAACTAACAAGCAAGTAACTAAATTTATCGCTAATAAATAA